A portion of the Thermodesulfobacteriota bacterium genome contains these proteins:
- a CDS encoding beta-ketoacyl synthase N-terminal-like domain-containing protein, giving the protein MPKQEPIAIVGMGGVFPGASTTRDLWKNIAAGRDVVSEIPGHRWVVPPREVYSDRFTVDKTYSMRAGVVDLDFDGEGFEIEASFLKRLDPLYHYTLAAAREAFAGCRSSSIVRSRTGVILAAIALPTEGSSAMANRIIGRQLRQRLFGEQVADDDAQPLEPADIISARVTSQPASLLAKAFRLGGGSYTLDAACSTSLYAVKLACDELTAGRADAMIAGGVSRPEILYTQVGFTQLRALSPSGRCRPFDADADGLVVGEGAGVFVLKRLTDALRDGDHIYGLIRGIGLSNDIGGNLLSPETEGQLRAMRAAYRQAGWSAHDVGLIECHGTGTPVGDAVELASMSALWGETGWTAGQCPIGSIKSMVGHLLTAAGAASMIKTLLGFENRTLPPSANFSAPSDNSPLIGGPFRVQTRTEEWRPLKPGEPLRAAVSSFGFGGINAHILLEQWTGQEMAANITASSIAITADQDRDPPPRAPDIAVVGMEAVFGKIAGLRRFQEAVFRGDSLFTRRSPDRWRGCDAAARHFLGADIDHGVFIDDVSVLIGEYHIPPNEIDHVLCQHLLVLKACRQAMIDAGLPLREKRPAMGVVIGMDFDAEANDYHFRWNLTNEFDRWKQRYGLTGSPDDNRAWIESIRDAWSPPLVSSRVVGALGGIMASRVAKEFQLGGPGFVVSCDSASGLRALEIGVRSLQLFETDAFLVGAVDLSGDVRRMVVDDVHHRFSRSGRVRPFDLQADGHLPGEGTAALVLKRLEDAVADGNRVYCVIKGFGSAGSRDVMDGEQEAFAAALGKAYGVSLERAFQDAGVDPVTVSLMETSGSGDPVTDHIEATALGDFFRKSEAGTAKQCALGSVQSNIGHTGAAAGLASFVKTSLCLYQQIIPPLVNYTAPAQPWFDETFFHVPHFPCCWLRNRIDGPRRACTAAVTADGVCMHVITEEYDYPPETPAALLRRMEMERKKPLGFRPDAAGLFIVEGNNNRELLQRLDALQEHIRTIDEKDANIEKVARQWYLARNPDGGRSYAVAIVAADVMELSRFVDEARQKITSDKPASISGRRGIRYTTSVTPVGAAGGQIAFIFPGSGNHYLGMGRDIGIEFPEVMRIMDREARKLRDRFLPECYFPFRHSWMPGWEEESRKKIASDPLHMIIGQVSYGGLTTCLAEQFNLKPEAVIGYSLGESAGLFATGAWRQRIEMLERMQASDLFTTQLAGPCNAARQVWNVPPEETVDWCVAVVNRDAAGVKKVTRGFPAVRLLIVNTPTECVIGGRKAQVEEAIRAIGCEAVYLEGVVTVHCDAAVPVKDAYKALHVFPVQPPENVRFYSCARGRSYELTSEAAAQSILDQAVYGFDFTQTIRHAYRDGVRVFLEMGPHNSCSRMIQNILGDLPHLAVSICHRSEDSYAALLKFLGTLIAERVPVNLDFLYGRSSCLEALLLPSIAGDMDPSRLVHVKTGGVPDFPIIPESLAHRRESASGVGVVKKLSVALPVSARRDAAAVSRADLHRDEHASAIMRDIVRDSEITARAHQSFLEFADQMNEVFARTFALQTQLLEKAMAAGDAGAIAEIAALQPAVSPVHPVEPERRPSAAPVSNSAPVPASSPAFPREMCMEFAVGSAGKVLGPMFAVVDTYPVRVRLPDEPLMLVDRILSVEGEKGSLKSGAVVTEHDVKPDAWYLDGGRAPVCISIEAGQADLFLCAWLGIDLAVKGERSYRLLDAVATFHEGLPRPGDTIRYEIRINRFVRQGKTYLFFFEFDGKIGSRHVITMRNGCAGFFTPEEVRASGGIVLTHEEKQPARGVINGWRPLVPVFRATYDDGRIDALRNGDPAACFGDLFAGIQLSSSLKLPGGRMKLIHRIQLLDPAGGRYGLGRIMAEADIHPDDWFLACHFVDDMVMPGTLMYQCCEHALRVLLIRMGWVSERTEVCFEPVPDVGAVLKCRGPVTTATRKVVYEVELSEIGYNPEPYVKADAFIYGDGERIVMFKNMSLKLTGVTRDELEIFWNRRRSTEKRVVRSTQTLYDRDRLLAYAIGKPSEAFGEPYRIFDSGRIIARLPGPPYFFMDRVTSVEPPPWIVKADGWIEAEYTVRPDDWYFAANRQPSMPFCVLLEIALQPCGWLAAYAGSALKSPTDVKFRNLGGRAVQFHDVLKDGGTLIMRCRMTKVSESGGMIIEHFDIEVLSEKENSMVYRGTTYFGFFSKQALSRQVGIPGAAGRAFEPASGDLHKWEKMVLARPAPLTPDDTAVMPSSGAVMPSRALLMVDDIDVYLPEGGSAGFGFIRGTKTVDPDEWFFKAHFYQDPVCPGSLGLESFLQLLKFVCLERWPHLAATHRFEFVLNNEHEWIYRGQVVPGNRQVVVDADIIAVEETPFPVVFANGFLKVDGLFIYEMRNFGVRMVPAEKAAPGSLQG; this is encoded by the coding sequence ATGCCAAAACAGGAACCAATCGCCATTGTCGGCATGGGCGGGGTTTTCCCCGGCGCATCCACCACCCGTGACCTCTGGAAGAATATCGCCGCGGGCAGGGACGTGGTCTCTGAAATTCCGGGCCACCGCTGGGTTGTGCCGCCCCGGGAAGTGTACAGCGACCGATTTACCGTCGACAAGACCTATTCCATGCGGGCCGGCGTGGTTGATCTGGATTTTGACGGAGAAGGGTTTGAAATCGAGGCGTCTTTTCTCAAACGGCTGGACCCGCTTTATCATTACACGCTCGCCGCCGCCAGAGAAGCTTTTGCCGGATGCCGTTCTTCGTCCATCGTCCGCAGCCGGACCGGCGTGATCCTGGCGGCTATCGCCCTGCCCACCGAGGGATCTTCCGCCATGGCCAACCGGATCATCGGTCGGCAGCTGCGGCAGCGGTTATTCGGGGAACAGGTCGCGGATGATGATGCGCAGCCACTGGAACCGGCGGATATTATTTCGGCCAGGGTGACCAGCCAGCCGGCCTCTCTTCTGGCCAAGGCCTTTCGTCTGGGCGGGGGGTCCTACACCCTTGATGCCGCCTGTTCCACTTCCCTGTACGCGGTCAAGCTGGCCTGCGATGAATTGACCGCCGGCCGGGCCGACGCCATGATCGCCGGCGGTGTTTCCCGGCCGGAGATTCTCTATACCCAGGTCGGTTTCACGCAGCTGCGGGCCCTGTCCCCGTCCGGCCGATGCCGTCCCTTTGACGCCGATGCGGACGGACTGGTGGTGGGGGAGGGGGCGGGCGTGTTCGTGTTGAAGCGACTGACCGACGCCCTCCGGGACGGCGACCATATTTACGGCCTGATCCGCGGTATCGGTCTGTCCAACGACATCGGCGGTAATCTTCTCTCCCCCGAAACCGAGGGACAGTTGCGCGCCATGCGAGCCGCCTACCGTCAGGCCGGATGGTCCGCTCATGATGTGGGCTTGATTGAATGCCACGGCACGGGAACCCCGGTTGGCGACGCCGTGGAGCTGGCCAGCATGAGCGCCTTGTGGGGAGAAACCGGCTGGACCGCCGGACAGTGTCCCATCGGCTCCATCAAATCCATGGTCGGTCACCTGCTGACCGCGGCGGGCGCCGCCAGCATGATCAAGACCCTGCTGGGGTTCGAGAACCGGACCCTGCCGCCTTCCGCCAATTTTTCGGCTCCGTCCGACAACAGCCCCCTGATCGGCGGTCCTTTCCGGGTGCAGACCCGGACTGAAGAGTGGCGTCCCCTGAAGCCGGGCGAACCCCTCCGGGCGGCGGTAAGTTCCTTCGGGTTCGGCGGTATCAACGCCCATATTCTGCTGGAACAGTGGACGGGGCAGGAGATGGCGGCGAACATTACCGCCTCTTCAATAGCGATTACCGCCGATCAGGACCGCGACCCGCCCCCCCGTGCCCCGGATATCGCCGTGGTGGGCATGGAAGCGGTTTTCGGAAAAATTGCCGGGCTGCGCCGGTTTCAGGAAGCCGTATTCCGCGGAGACTCACTTTTTACGCGGCGCTCCCCTGACCGCTGGCGAGGATGTGATGCGGCGGCCAGACACTTTCTTGGCGCGGATATCGACCACGGTGTTTTCATCGACGACGTGTCGGTTTTAATTGGCGAATACCATATTCCGCCCAATGAAATTGATCATGTCCTGTGTCAGCACCTGCTGGTGCTGAAGGCCTGCCGCCAGGCGATGATCGACGCCGGATTGCCCCTGCGGGAGAAGCGTCCCGCCATGGGGGTCGTGATCGGTATGGATTTTGACGCCGAAGCCAATGATTATCATTTCCGCTGGAATCTGACCAATGAGTTTGACCGCTGGAAACAGCGGTATGGCCTGACCGGGTCGCCGGATGACAACCGGGCCTGGATCGAGTCCATCCGGGATGCCTGGTCGCCCCCCCTGGTTTCTTCCCGGGTGGTCGGCGCCCTGGGCGGCATCATGGCCAGCCGCGTTGCCAAGGAATTCCAGCTGGGCGGACCGGGCTTTGTCGTCTCCTGCGATTCGGCATCCGGACTGCGGGCGCTGGAGATCGGCGTCCGTTCCCTGCAGCTTTTTGAGACGGATGCCTTCCTGGTGGGGGCGGTAGACCTTTCCGGAGATGTCCGGCGGATGGTCGTCGACGATGTCCACCACCGGTTCAGCCGGTCCGGCCGGGTCCGTCCGTTTGATCTTCAGGCCGACGGACATCTGCCGGGCGAGGGGACGGCGGCCCTGGTGCTGAAGCGGCTGGAAGACGCCGTGGCGGACGGCAACCGCGTTTATTGCGTCATCAAGGGGTTCGGCAGCGCCGGCAGCCGGGATGTCATGGATGGCGAGCAGGAAGCCTTCGCCGCCGCCCTGGGAAAAGCCTACGGCGTTTCCCTGGAGCGTGCCTTTCAGGACGCCGGAGTGGATCCGGTCACCGTATCCCTGATGGAAACCAGCGGCAGCGGCGATCCCGTAACAGATCATATCGAGGCAACGGCCCTGGGCGACTTTTTCAGGAAGTCCGAGGCCGGAACCGCGAAACAATGCGCCCTGGGTTCGGTCCAGTCCAATATCGGGCATACCGGCGCCGCCGCCGGTTTGGCCTCTTTTGTCAAAACCAGCCTCTGTCTTTACCAGCAGATCATACCGCCCCTGGTCAATTATACCGCTCCGGCCCAGCCCTGGTTTGATGAGACCTTTTTTCATGTGCCGCATTTTCCCTGCTGCTGGCTGCGGAACCGGATCGACGGCCCCCGCCGGGCCTGTACGGCGGCTGTCACCGCTGACGGCGTCTGCATGCATGTCATTACCGAGGAATACGACTATCCGCCTGAAACACCGGCGGCGTTATTGCGCCGGATGGAAATGGAACGGAAGAAGCCGCTTGGCTTCCGTCCGGACGCGGCCGGCCTGTTTATTGTCGAGGGGAATAACAATCGGGAACTGCTTCAGCGCCTGGACGCCCTGCAGGAGCACATCCGGACGATCGATGAGAAAGACGCCAACATCGAGAAAGTCGCCAGGCAGTGGTATCTCGCCAGGAACCCGGACGGCGGCCGATCCTATGCCGTGGCCATCGTGGCTGCGGACGTGATGGAGTTAAGTCGCTTTGTTGACGAGGCCAGGCAGAAGATCACCAGCGACAAACCCGCCAGCATCAGCGGCCGAAGGGGTATCCGCTATACCACCAGCGTGACCCCGGTAGGCGCGGCCGGCGGTCAAATCGCTTTTATCTTTCCCGGCTCCGGCAACCACTATTTGGGCATGGGCCGGGATATCGGCATCGAATTTCCGGAAGTCATGCGCATCATGGACCGGGAAGCCAGAAAGCTCAGGGACCGGTTCCTGCCGGAATGCTATTTCCCCTTTCGGCATTCCTGGATGCCCGGATGGGAAGAGGAGAGCCGGAAAAAAATCGCCTCCGATCCGCTGCACATGATTATCGGGCAGGTCTCCTACGGCGGTCTGACGACCTGCCTGGCGGAACAGTTTAACCTCAAACCGGAGGCCGTTATCGGTTACAGCCTGGGTGAATCCGCCGGGTTGTTCGCCACCGGCGCCTGGCGACAGCGCATCGAAATGCTGGAAAGAATGCAGGCGTCGGATCTGTTCACGACGCAACTGGCCGGGCCCTGCAACGCGGCCAGGCAGGTCTGGAACGTCCCTCCGGAAGAAACGGTCGACTGGTGCGTGGCCGTCGTCAACCGGGACGCGGCCGGGGTCAAAAAAGTGACCCGTGGATTTCCGGCTGTCCGTCTGCTGATCGTCAATACGCCGACTGAATGCGTTATCGGCGGCCGCAAAGCCCAGGTCGAGGAAGCCATCCGGGCCATCGGCTGCGAGGCCGTGTACCTGGAAGGTGTTGTGACGGTTCATTGCGACGCGGCGGTTCCGGTCAAGGATGCCTACAAGGCGCTTCATGTTTTTCCGGTACAACCGCCAGAAAATGTCCGCTTTTACAGTTGCGCCAGGGGCCGATCCTATGAGTTGACGTCCGAGGCCGCGGCCCAATCCATTCTCGACCAGGCGGTGTACGGCTTTGATTTCACCCAGACGATCCGGCACGCCTACCGCGACGGGGTCCGGGTTTTTCTGGAGATGGGACCTCACAATTCCTGCAGCCGTATGATACAGAACATCCTCGGCGATTTACCTCACCTGGCGGTTTCCATCTGCCACCGCTCGGAAGACAGTTATGCCGCCCTGCTGAAATTTCTGGGAACATTGATTGCCGAGCGGGTTCCGGTCAATCTCGATTTTCTTTACGGCCGGTCCTCCTGCCTCGAGGCGTTGCTGCTGCCGTCCATTGCCGGGGACATGGACCCCAGCCGTCTGGTTCACGTAAAAACCGGCGGTGTCCCGGATTTTCCGATAATTCCTGAATCCCTTGCGCACCGGCGGGAGTCCGCCTCCGGTGTGGGCGTGGTGAAAAAACTGTCCGTTGCTTTGCCGGTATCTGCACGTCGTGACGCAGCGGCGGTTTCCCGCGCTGATTTACACCGGGATGAACACGCCTCGGCCATTATGCGGGACATCGTCCGGGATTCGGAAATCACCGCCCGGGCCCACCAGTCATTTCTTGAGTTTGCCGACCAGATGAATGAAGTTTTCGCCCGGACGTTTGCCCTTCAGACGCAGCTTCTGGAAAAAGCCATGGCAGCCGGTGATGCCGGAGCGATTGCCGAAATCGCTGCCCTGCAGCCAGCGGTCAGTCCGGTTCACCCGGTAGAACCGGAACGTCGGCCGTCCGCCGCTCCGGTATCCAATTCCGCTCCTGTCCCGGCTTCCTCCCCGGCCTTTCCCCGGGAAATGTGCATGGAATTCGCCGTGGGATCCGCGGGAAAAGTCCTCGGGCCCATGTTTGCCGTGGTAGATACCTACCCGGTGCGGGTTCGTCTTCCGGACGAGCCGCTCATGCTGGTCGACCGGATCCTGTCGGTAGAGGGGGAGAAGGGCTCACTCAAGTCCGGTGCGGTGGTGACGGAACATGACGTGAAACCGGACGCCTGGTACCTGGACGGGGGCAGGGCGCCGGTGTGCATTTCCATCGAGGCCGGTCAGGCCGATCTGTTTTTATGCGCCTGGCTGGGGATCGACCTGGCCGTAAAGGGAGAACGCAGTTATCGTCTCCTTGACGCCGTGGCCACCTTTCATGAAGGGCTGCCCCGGCCGGGAGACACCATCCGTTACGAAATCAGGATCAACCGTTTTGTGCGTCAGGGCAAGACCTATCTTTTCTTTTTCGAATTCGACGGGAAGATCGGCTCCCGTCATGTGATTACCATGCGGAACGGTTGCGCCGGTTTTTTTACCCCCGAGGAAGTCCGGGCGTCCGGCGGCATTGTACTGACCCATGAGGAGAAGCAGCCCGCCCGCGGCGTCATTAACGGCTGGCGGCCCCTGGTTCCTGTTTTCCGGGCGACCTATGATGACGGCCGGATCGACGCCTTGAGAAACGGGGATCCGGCCGCCTGTTTCGGCGATCTGTTTGCCGGGATCCAGCTGTCTTCCTCCCTGAAACTTCCCGGTGGACGCATGAAGCTCATTCATCGGATACAGCTGCTGGATCCCGCGGGCGGCCGTTACGGCCTGGGCCGGATCATGGCCGAAGCCGACATCCATCCGGACGACTGGTTTCTGGCCTGTCACTTTGTGGACGACATGGTCATGCCGGGTACCCTCATGTATCAATGCTGCGAACACGCCCTGCGGGTGCTCCTGATCCGCATGGGCTGGGTGAGCGAAAGAACGGAGGTGTGTTTTGAGCCGGTCCCGGACGTGGGTGCCGTGCTGAAATGCCGCGGCCCCGTCACCACCGCCACCCGCAAAGTGGTGTACGAGGTCGAGTTAAGTGAAATCGGGTACAACCCGGAACCGTATGTCAAGGCCGATGCGTTTATTTACGGAGACGGCGAGCGGATCGTCATGTTTAAAAACATGTCCCTGAAGCTGACCGGCGTGACCCGGGATGAACTGGAAATCTTCTGGAACCGGAGGCGGTCGACGGAGAAACGGGTCGTCCGCTCCACGCAAACCCTTTATGACCGCGACAGGCTCCTGGCCTATGCCATCGGCAAACCGTCCGAAGCCTTCGGCGAACCTTACCGCATTTTCGACAGCGGCCGGATCATCGCACGGCTTCCCGGACCGCCGTATTTTTTCATGGACCGGGTCACATCTGTTGAACCGCCGCCATGGATCGTCAAAGCCGACGGCTGGATTGAAGCGGAATACACCGTCAGGCCGGATGACTGGTATTTTGCGGCCAACCGTCAGCCGTCCATGCCTTTCTGCGTTCTGCTGGAAATCGCGCTGCAGCCCTGCGGCTGGCTGGCCGCCTATGCCGGATCCGCCCTGAAAAGCCCCACGGATGTGAAGTTCCGGAATCTTGGCGGCAGGGCCGTACAGTTCCATGATGTATTGAAGGATGGCGGTACGCTGATCATGCGCTGCCGCATGACCAAGGTATCCGAATCCGGCGGTATGATCATCGAACATTTTGATATCGAAGTGCTGTCCGAAAAGGAAAACAGCATGGTGTACCGGGGAACCACCTATTTCGGGTTTTTTTCGAAACAGGCCCTGTCCCGGCAGGTGGGCATACCGGGAGCGGCCGGCAGAGCCTTCGAACCCGCTTCGGGAGATTTACATAAATGGGAAAAAATGGTTCTGGCGCGACCGGCACCGTTGACCCCTGATGACACGGCCGTCATGCCGTCCTCCGGCGCCGTCATGCCGTCCCGGGCGCTGCTGATGGTCGACGATATCGATGTCTATCTGCCGGAGGGCGGGTCCGCCGGTTTCGGCTTTATCCGCGGAACCAAAACCGTGGACCCGGATGAATGGTTTTTCAAGGCCCATTTTTACCAGGATCCGGTCTGCCCGGGATCCCTGGGACTGGAATCGTTTCTGCAGCTGCTTAAATTTGTCTGCCTGGAACGGTGGCCCCATCTGGCCGCTACTCACCGGTTCGAATTTGTCCTGAATAACGAACATGAGTGGATTTACCGGGGACAGGTCGTTCCGGGAAACCGGCAGGTAGTGGTTGACGCCGATATCATAGCCGTAGAAGAAACGCCTTTCCCGGTAGTTTTCGCCAACGGTTTTCTTAAAGTAGACGGATTGTTTATCTACGAGATGAGAAACTTCGGTGTCCGGATGGTCCCCGCGGAAAAGGCGGCACCCGGGTCATTGCAGGGTTGA
- a CDS encoding HD domain-containing phosphohydrolase — MKFKHPETTVKTGVSTNGKLTLNPFTLNFIGDYADYENSFYNYYLSRSLKQLRYAILLGIISWSLFAVLDLFLDPDNVRKLWAIRFGIIVPVMLGGMVVSFSRMFRRMMQLMIALSIFAIGCAVIAMIPVASNPLRHTYYAGLIIVFLFAYTLLRFRFIWATICCWSLVLIYEVVAIIIDTPPPVLFSNNFFFITANITGMFACYIIELSARKDFFYVKMIEAEQEKVKAANRELEENVQERTRQLIKINEDLNLTISEHKRSQENLKKSEEKYRTIIDNIEEGFYEIDLAGNFTFVNSSTLDIYNCESEDQLLGKNFRDYITKEKAEETLWILNEVYQTRYPAHDMNWEIKRADGSFSFLEVSASRIDNSAGAPVGFRGIIRDITTRKTMEQKLLDSYENIKQTQTMTILGLAKLAEYRDQNTGEHLERIMAYTKTLTEQLQHSPRYAEYVTPEYIEDIYISSMLHDIGKVGIPDDILLKPGPLTSDEYEIVKEHSKLGGDALRAVELQVKGKSFLTIGKQICYFHHERWDGKGYPVGLTREEIPLAARIVAVADVYDALTSDRVYKKAISHEDAMDIIIKEKGRQFDPEIVDALLIAESRFKEILGSNLLKFQAPSTLQ, encoded by the coding sequence ATGAAATTCAAACACCCGGAAACAACCGTGAAAACAGGCGTCAGCACCAACGGCAAGCTGACGCTCAACCCTTTTACCCTGAACTTCATCGGCGATTACGCCGATTACGAAAACTCTTTTTATAACTATTATCTCTCCCGATCCTTAAAACAGCTGCGCTACGCGATTCTCCTGGGAATCATTTCCTGGAGTCTGTTCGCCGTTCTGGACCTCTTTCTGGATCCGGACAATGTCAGAAAACTGTGGGCCATCCGCTTCGGTATCATTGTGCCGGTGATGCTTGGCGGCATGGTCGTCTCCTTCTCCCGGATGTTCAGAAGGATGATGCAGTTGATGATTGCCCTGTCCATTTTCGCCATCGGCTGCGCCGTGATCGCGATGATCCCGGTTGCCTCAAATCCCCTGCGCCACACCTACTACGCCGGGCTGATCATTGTTTTTCTGTTCGCCTATACCCTGCTACGGTTCCGTTTCATCTGGGCGACCATCTGCTGCTGGTCTCTGGTTCTCATTTATGAAGTGGTCGCCATCATCATCGACACGCCGCCGCCCGTGCTGTTCAGCAACAATTTCTTCTTTATCACCGCCAACATTACCGGCATGTTCGCCTGCTATATCATCGAGCTGTCGGCACGCAAGGACTTTTTCTATGTTAAAATGATTGAAGCCGAACAGGAAAAAGTAAAAGCCGCCAACCGCGAACTGGAAGAAAATGTGCAGGAGCGGACCCGGCAGCTGATCAAGATCAATGAGGACCTGAACCTGACCATTTCAGAGCATAAACGATCTCAGGAAAACCTGAAAAAAAGCGAGGAAAAATACCGGACCATTATCGACAATATCGAAGAAGGTTTTTATGAAATCGACCTGGCCGGAAACTTTACCTTTGTCAACTCCTCGACGCTGGACATATACAATTGTGAATCCGAAGACCAGCTGCTGGGCAAAAACTTTCGCGACTACATAACCAAGGAAAAGGCGGAAGAGACGCTCTGGATACTTAATGAAGTCTATCAGACCCGGTACCCCGCTCACGACATGAACTGGGAAATCAAAAGGGCTGACGGCTCTTTCAGTTTTCTGGAAGTATCGGCCAGCCGGATCGATAATTCCGCGGGAGCGCCCGTCGGTTTCCGGGGAATTATCAGGGATATCACCACCCGCAAAACCATGGAACAGAAACTGCTGGATTCCTACGAAAACATCAAGCAGACGCAGACCATGACGATTCTGGGACTGGCCAAGCTGGCCGAGTATCGGGACCAGAATACCGGCGAGCACCTGGAACGTATCATGGCCTATACCAAAACGCTGACGGAGCAGCTCCAGCACAGCCCCCGATACGCCGAATACGTTACCCCTGAATATATAGAAGACATCTACATCTCTTCCATGCTGCACGACATCGGGAAAGTCGGCATTCCCGATGATATCCTCCTCAAGCCCGGTCCCCTCACCAGCGATGAATATGAAATCGTCAAGGAACACTCCAAACTGGGGGGCGATGCCCTGCGAGCCGTAGAGCTGCAGGTGAAAGGCAAATCCTTCTTAACCATCGGCAAGCAGATCTGCTATTTTCATCATGAGCGGTGGGACGGCAAGGGTTATCCCGTCGGCCTGACCCGGGAGGAAATACCGCTGGCCGCCCGGATCGTGGCGGTGGCGGACGTATATGACGCGTTAACGTCCGATCGGGTCTACAAAAAAGCCATTTCCCACGAAGACGCCATGGACATTATCATCAAAGAGAAAGGGCGTCAGTTCGACCCGGAGATTGTCGATGCTCTGCTGATAGCGGAAAGCCGCTTTAAGGAAATTCTGGGAAGCAATCTGCTGAAATTCCAGGCGCCGTCAACCCTGCAATGA
- a CDS encoding NifB/NifX family molybdenum-iron cluster-binding protein, producing the protein MKIAVSAAGPDLSDQVDPRFGRAAYFIIVNPETMTFEAVENVQNLNLPQGAGIQAGKTVVNSGADILLTGNCGPKAFAVLRQAGVDVAVSIRGTVAEAVAAYKRGELKPAREANVEAHWV; encoded by the coding sequence ATGAAAATCGCTGTCAGTGCCGCTGGCCCGGATTTATCCGACCAGGTGGATCCCCGCTTCGGAAGAGCGGCTTACTTTATCATCGTTAATCCGGAAACCATGACTTTTGAGGCGGTGGAAAATGTCCAGAACCTCAATCTTCCCCAGGGGGCCGGTATCCAGGCCGGTAAAACGGTTGTCAACAGCGGAGCCGATATTCTTCTCACGGGTAATTGCGGGCCCAAAGCCTTTGCGGTATTAAGGCAGGCGGGAGTCGATGTGGCTGTCAGCATTCGGGGAACCGTGGCGGAGGCTGTCGCCGCCTACAAAAGAGGTGAATTAAAACCGGCCCGGGAGGCCAACGTGGAGGCACACTGGGTATAA
- a CDS encoding zinc ribbon domain-containing protein, whose translation MPLYEYQCQECGQTTEILITAGDDTKPRCGQCGSGQLKKLLSAPSSMSGVARDKLPGQSDTGCCGMSSGHSSCAGPGSCCGRAK comes from the coding sequence ATGCCGTTGTATGAATATCAATGTCAGGAATGCGGACAAACCACGGAAATTCTGATTACCGCGGGAGATGACACCAAGCCCCGGTGCGGTCAGTGCGGCAGCGGCCAGCTGAAAAAACTGCTGTCGGCGCCGTCCTCAATGTCGGGTGTTGCCAGGGACAAACTTCCCGGCCAATCGGACACCGGTTGCTGCGGCATGTCGTCCGGCCATTCTTCCTGCGCCGGTCCCGGCAGCTGCTGCGGGCGGGCAAAATAG
- a CDS encoding 3-keto-5-aminohexanoate cleavage protein: protein MDDFIDRTIVTCAITGVLTSPEKFNVPVTPEQMADATEQAYNQGASIVHTHFRSQKPGLGAFPTWDLQEVGDIMAAIRERVPDIIICMTTGVMGSDISGPVECLKTFKPEVAACNAGSLNYLKTRKDGQWAWPPIMFDNPVEKVTGFLDVMKAHRIVPEFECFDTGIVRSVAMFKEVGLFDGDPHVSFVMGVSSGMPARPDLLPILVDELPGKAHWQVIATGVGREDIWKVLRKAAELGGNVRTGLEDTFYLPGGEQAGNNGQLIEALVKIVREAGKEPATPEETRKIMGIRR, encoded by the coding sequence ATGGATGATTTTATCGACAGAACAATTGTCACCTGTGCCATAACCGGTGTTTTAACCAGTCCGGAAAAGTTCAACGTGCCGGTGACGCCGGAACAGATGGCTGACGCCACCGAACAGGCTTACAATCAGGGGGCCAGCATCGTACATACCCATTTCCGTTCCCAGAAGCCGGGCCTGGGCGCCTTTCCCACCTGGGACCTGCAAGAGGTCGGCGACATCATGGCCGCCATTCGGGAGCGGGTACCGGACATTATTATCTGCATGACCACCGGCGTCATGGGCAGTGATATTTCCGGCCCGGTTGAATGCCTCAAAACGTTTAAGCCGGAAGTGGCCGCCTGCAACGCCGGTTCGTTGAATTATCTGAAAACCAGGAAAGACGGACAGTGGGCCTGGCCGCCGATCATGTTTGACAACCCCGTGGAAAAGGTCACGGGCTTTCTGGATGTCATGAAAGCGCATCGGATCGTGCCGGAATTCGAGTGTTTTGACACCGGTATCGTCCGCAGCGTGGCGATGTTCAAAGAGGTCGGCCTGTTCGATGGTGACCCGCATGTCTCTTTTGTCATGGGCGTCAGCTCCGGAATGCCCGCCCGTCCGGATCTGTTGCCGATACTGGTCGATGAACTTCCCGGGAAAGCCCACTGGCAGGTTATCGCCACCGGCGTTGGCCGGGAAGACATCTGGAAGGTCTTGCGAAAAGCCGCGGAACTGGGCGGCAATGTGCGGACCGGACTGGAGGACACCTTTTACCTGCCCGGTGGAGAGCAGGCCGGTAATAACGGGCAGCTGATCGAGGCGCTGGTCAAGATCGTCCGGGAGGCGGGAAAAGAACCGGCCACCCCGGAAGAAACCAGAAAAATCATGGGCATCCGCCGGTAA